In Planctomycetota bacterium, one genomic interval encodes:
- a CDS encoding leucyl aminopeptidase, which yields MYKSIKITDKIAKPDALAVALFDKTKKLPAAYDKLDKSCGGALSSAIGRAEFTAGAGSVACVYTTKGPGRVYILGLGEKGNGDLVALRSAAASLTAAAARARVKSIDIHVTPALDKPDAELVGRALGEALELGNLAFDERKGSTSPKKDGLKSLTVAVEKSLYKPAKRGVTIAESANASRRLAATPPNVCNPGYLVKYCRKMAQKTGLSCSVIDAKKAKAMGMGGLTAVGSGGSTPPALICLEHKPRGAKNKKPLVLVGKAITFDTGGYSIKPPTSMVRMKYDKCGGMAVLGAMHAAATLKLPVHVVGLIATAENMIDAASYRVDDILTMYNGVTVEITNTDAEGRLVLADALAYGCKHYKPAAMVELSTLTGGVVVALGEYCAGAFCNDEKLRKQLFDAGADVGERLWRLPLWKEHRRLMRSSQADIVNSGIREAHPIQGAVFLSYFVEENVPWAHLDIAGVADIGADRDWTGLFPKGPTAFGVRLLVRAMEQWK from the coding sequence ATGTACAAATCCATCAAAATCACCGACAAAATCGCCAAACCCGACGCCCTCGCCGTCGCGCTCTTCGACAAGACGAAGAAACTGCCCGCCGCGTACGACAAGCTGGACAAATCCTGCGGCGGGGCGCTTTCGTCGGCGATCGGGCGCGCGGAGTTCACCGCGGGCGCGGGGAGCGTCGCATGCGTGTACACCACCAAGGGCCCCGGCCGGGTCTACATTCTGGGGCTCGGCGAAAAAGGCAATGGTGACCTCGTCGCCCTGCGCAGCGCCGCCGCTTCGCTCACCGCCGCCGCGGCGCGCGCGAGGGTGAAGTCGATCGACATTCATGTCACGCCCGCGCTCGACAAACCGGACGCCGAGTTGGTCGGCCGAGCGCTCGGTGAAGCGCTCGAATTGGGCAACCTCGCCTTCGACGAGCGCAAGGGCAGCACTTCGCCGAAGAAGGACGGGCTCAAGTCGTTGACGGTCGCGGTGGAGAAATCGCTTTACAAGCCGGCGAAGCGCGGCGTGACGATCGCCGAGTCGGCCAATGCGTCGCGCCGGCTGGCGGCGACGCCGCCGAATGTGTGCAACCCCGGGTACCTCGTCAAATACTGCAGGAAAATGGCTCAAAAGACGGGACTTTCGTGCTCGGTCATCGACGCGAAGAAGGCGAAGGCGATGGGCATGGGCGGGCTCACGGCGGTCGGTTCCGGGGGTTCGACGCCGCCGGCGCTGATCTGCCTGGAGCACAAGCCGCGCGGCGCGAAGAACAAGAAGCCGCTCGTGCTCGTGGGCAAGGCGATCACGTTCGACACCGGCGGGTATTCGATCAAACCGCCGACAAGCATGGTGCGCATGAAGTACGACAAGTGCGGCGGAATGGCGGTGCTGGGCGCAATGCATGCGGCCGCGACGCTCAAGCTGCCGGTGCATGTCGTGGGCCTGATCGCCACGGCGGAGAACATGATCGACGCGGCGAGCTATCGCGTCGATGACATACTGACGATGTACAACGGCGTCACCGTCGAGATCACCAACACCGACGCCGAAGGCCGCCTCGTGCTCGCCGATGCGTTGGCGTATGGATGCAAACATTACAAGCCCGCCGCGATGGTCGAGCTTTCAACGCTGACCGGCGGCGTCGTCGTCGCGCTGGGCGAATACTGCGCCGGCGCGTTCTGCAATGACGAGAAGCTGCGCAAACAGCTTTTCGACGCGGGCGCGGATGTCGGCGAGCGGCTCTGGCGTCTGCCGCTCTGGAAAGAGCACCGCCGGCTGATGCGCTCCTCGCAGGCGGACATCGTCAACAGCGGCATCCGCGAAGCGCACCCGATTCAGGGCGCGGTGTTTTTGTCGTATTTCGTCGAGGAAAACGTGCCTTGGGCCCATCTGGACATCGCGGGCGTGGCGGACATCGGCGCGGATCGCGACTGGACCGGACTGTTCCCGAAGGGCCCGACGGCGTTCGGCGTGCGCCTGCTGGTGCGGGCGATGGAGCAGTGGAAGTAG
- a CDS encoding SDR family oxidoreductase, with the protein MGLMDGKKGIVFGIANERSYAWFIAQALIREGAQLAFTYLPLGKMERRVGKAIEALGVTEPWLESCDAGSDADLDRVFTKLGQDWGNIDFVVHSIAFADREYLRPDMFHKTPRAAFTQAMDVSAYTLVAMAQRAMPLMPSGGSLVSLSYFGGEKVVPGYNVMGVAKACLEHTTRYLAYELGDQNRNIRVNSISAGPFKTLAGAGVGGMDEMIAHQEKKASLKRANTGEEVGNAAVYLLSDMSSGTTGEILYVDCGFNIVGI; encoded by the coding sequence ATGGGTCTGATGGACGGTAAGAAGGGCATCGTTTTCGGGATCGCCAACGAGCGGAGCTACGCCTGGTTCATCGCCCAGGCCCTGATCCGTGAAGGCGCCCAGCTCGCCTTTACGTATCTGCCGCTGGGCAAGATGGAAAGGCGCGTCGGCAAGGCCATCGAAGCCCTCGGCGTCACCGAGCCCTGGCTCGAATCCTGCGACGCCGGTTCGGATGCCGACCTGGACCGGGTGTTCACCAAGCTTGGACAGGATTGGGGCAACATCGACTTCGTGGTTCACTCGATCGCCTTCGCCGACCGCGAATACCTCCGCCCTGACATGTTCCATAAGACCCCCCGGGCGGCGTTTACGCAGGCCATGGACGTCTCCGCCTATACGCTCGTCGCCATGGCTCAGCGCGCCATGCCGCTCATGCCGAGCGGCGGGTCCCTCGTCTCGCTCTCCTACTTCGGCGGCGAAAAGGTCGTGCCCGGCTACAACGTCATGGGCGTCGCCAAGGCCTGCCTCGAACACACCACGCGCTACCTCGCCTACGAACTGGGCGACCAGAACCGCAACATCCGCGTCAACTCCATCTCCGCCGGCCCGTTCAAGACCCTCGCCGGCGCCGGCGTCGGCGGCATGGATGAAATGATCGCTCATCAGGAAAAGAAAGCATCGCTCAAACGCGCCAACACCGGCGAGGAAGTCGGCAACGCCGCCGTCTATCTGCTCAGCGACATGTCCAGCGGAACGACCGGCGAAATCCTCTACGTCGACTGCGGGTTCAACATCGTGGGAATATGA
- a CDS encoding carbohydrate kinase family protein encodes MNPRAQIARQAADALKQFAARMTQSPVAIGFDGFVDSIMAVVDQRTDADHYTPFATIDAFGKRVLAAAGQSSNYELVTKLQKLGGNGPIMANAMATIGFPVTYIGNVGYPAVHPAFEPLAEKATCISFAEPGYTDALEFTDGKLMMGKHSSLKDVNAEQLRQVVGDDRLRDIMGKSVLIGMVNWAMLTRLNEIWNYMLADVLPKVAGRRWVFIDLTDPEKRTRDDLRGALQLCGKFQKYADTILGCNLKESTQVAQVLGIDVGSDPEANIVKTAGAIREKVGLHTVVIHPRAGAAAATINGDAAYFAGPLVKEPKLSTGAGDNFNAGFCTAMIAGLPIEQALCVGTATSGSYVRNAASPTLADLAAFCQNLPDPQ; translated from the coding sequence ATGAACCCACGCGCTCAAATCGCCCGTCAGGCCGCCGACGCTCTTAAGCAATTCGCCGCACGCATGACCCAATCGCCCGTCGCCATCGGGTTCGACGGATTCGTCGATTCGATCATGGCCGTCGTCGATCAGCGCACCGACGCCGATCACTACACGCCCTTCGCCACCATCGACGCCTTCGGCAAACGCGTCCTCGCCGCCGCCGGTCAAAGCTCCAACTACGAACTGGTCACCAAGCTTCAGAAGCTCGGCGGCAACGGGCCGATCATGGCCAACGCCATGGCGACCATCGGCTTCCCCGTGACCTACATCGGCAACGTCGGCTACCCCGCCGTGCACCCGGCCTTCGAGCCGCTCGCCGAAAAGGCGACGTGCATCAGCTTCGCCGAGCCCGGCTACACCGATGCGCTCGAGTTCACCGACGGCAAGCTCATGATGGGCAAGCACAGCTCGCTCAAGGACGTCAACGCCGAGCAGCTTCGCCAGGTCGTCGGCGACGATCGTCTGCGCGACATCATGGGCAAGTCCGTGCTCATCGGCATGGTCAACTGGGCCATGCTCACCCGCCTCAACGAAATCTGGAACTACATGCTCGCGGATGTCCTGCCGAAGGTCGCCGGTCGGCGATGGGTCTTCATCGATCTGACCGACCCCGAGAAGCGCACGCGCGATGACCTCCGCGGCGCACTTCAACTCTGCGGTAAATTTCAGAAATACGCCGACACCATCCTCGGCTGCAACCTCAAGGAATCCACGCAGGTCGCCCAGGTCCTCGGCATCGACGTCGGCTCCGACCCCGAAGCGAACATCGTCAAGACCGCCGGTGCGATCCGCGAAAAAGTCGGCCTGCACACCGTCGTGATCCATCCGCGCGCCGGCGCCGCCGCCGCGACCATCAATGGCGACGCCGCCTATTTCGCCGGCCCACTGGTGAAGGAACCCAAGCTCTCCACCGGCGCCGGCGACAACTTCAACGCCGGGTTCTGCACCGCCATGATCGCCGGCCTCCCCATCGAACAAGCCCTCTGCGTCGGCACCGCCACCAGCGGCTCCTACGTCCGCAACGCCGCCAGCCCCACCCTCGCCGACCTCGCCGCCTTCTGCCAAAACCTCCCCGACCCCCAATGA
- the mtnP gene encoding S-methyl-5'-thioadenosine phosphorylase — protein MSDVKIGLIGGSGLGEALGAREGERHDIDTPFGKPSAPLVTTKWNNIDVVLCQRHGEGHVLNPSQVPYRANIFALKSLGVTHIVASGAVGSLREEIKPRDLVIADQVIDKTTKRANTFYEKAAVHVEFAQPFCPIVRRWLIQTRRHAVTDKRATPLDFITVHEKGTYVCMEGPAFSTIAESNMHRSWGGDLIGMTVMPEAKLAREAEIAYALIALPTDYDCWRPHDITATPQQLLEEIIGNLEAATANAIELIRSALEDITVLQENPSPAHEALKLAIWSNKKHIPTDEIERLAVLWGRHFK, from the coding sequence ATGTCAGATGTGAAGATCGGCCTCATCGGCGGCAGCGGACTCGGCGAAGCGCTGGGCGCGCGCGAAGGCGAGCGCCACGACATCGACACCCCCTTCGGCAAACCCAGCGCCCCGCTGGTGACAACGAAGTGGAACAACATCGACGTCGTCCTCTGTCAGCGCCACGGCGAGGGCCACGTGCTCAACCCCTCGCAGGTCCCCTACCGCGCCAACATCTTCGCGCTCAAGTCGCTGGGCGTCACGCATATCGTCGCCAGCGGCGCGGTCGGCTCGCTGCGCGAAGAGATCAAGCCCCGCGATCTGGTCATCGCCGATCAGGTCATCGACAAGACCACGAAGCGCGCCAATACGTTTTACGAAAAGGCGGCCGTGCATGTGGAGTTCGCCCAGCCGTTCTGCCCGATCGTGCGCCGCTGGCTGATTCAGACGCGGCGGCATGCCGTCACCGACAAGCGCGCCACCCCCCTCGACTTCATCACCGTCCATGAAAAGGGAACCTACGTCTGCATGGAAGGCCCGGCCTTCTCGACGATCGCGGAGTCGAATATGCATCGAAGCTGGGGCGGCGATCTGATCGGCATGACCGTCATGCCCGAAGCGAAACTCGCGCGCGAAGCGGAGATCGCCTACGCGCTCATCGCCCTGCCGACCGACTACGACTGCTGGCGGCCCCATGACATCACCGCCACGCCGCAGCAGCTCCTTGAGGAAATCATCGGCAACCTCGAAGCCGCCACCGCCAACGCCATCGAACTCATCCGCAGCGCCCTCGAAGACATCACCGTGCTTCAGGAAAACCCCAGCCCGGCGCACGAAGCGCTGAAGCTGGCCATCTGGTCCAACAAGAAACACATCCCCACTGATGAAATCGAACGTCTCGCCGTCCTCTGGGGCCGCCATTTCAAATAA
- a CDS encoding metallopeptidase has protein sequence MTQRITGALVCMLLIASFVFAAKDDRTADGPPHNDPIGSYEVMQVEGWTLRVSHRYVDHADDKKRVLDEIAAQLRRITLVMQPAPLAQMRKTEIWVEYDYPWRGQYHPKDNAKWLVDHGYIPEKAGTIEVASAKNLMEWAGSPVMMILHELTHSYHDKVLGFNDPRIIKLYEQAKASGKFDKVIRDSGREEKHYGLTTPQEYFAEMSEAYLWVNDYYPFVYGELKEADPDMAKLLHEIWGDRRH, from the coding sequence ATGACACAACGCATCACCGGCGCTCTCGTATGTATGCTCCTGATCGCATCGTTTGTGTTCGCCGCCAAGGATGATCGCACCGCCGACGGCCCGCCGCACAATGATCCCATCGGCAGCTACGAAGTGATGCAGGTCGAGGGATGGACCCTGCGCGTGTCGCATCGGTACGTGGATCACGCTGATGACAAAAAGCGCGTCCTCGACGAAATCGCAGCGCAACTTCGCCGCATCACACTCGTGATGCAGCCGGCCCCGCTCGCCCAGATGCGCAAGACTGAAATCTGGGTCGAGTACGATTACCCTTGGCGCGGACAGTATCATCCCAAGGACAACGCCAAGTGGCTCGTCGATCATGGGTACATTCCTGAGAAGGCCGGGACGATCGAAGTCGCCTCGGCGAAGAATCTCATGGAATGGGCCGGCAGCCCGGTGATGATGATCCTTCATGAACTGACCCATTCGTATCACGACAAAGTGCTCGGCTTCAACGACCCGCGCATCATCAAGCTCTACGAACAAGCCAAGGCCTCGGGCAAATTCGACAAGGTCATCCGCGACAGCGGACGTGAAGAAAAGCACTACGGGCTCACCACGCCGCAGGAATACTTCGCTGAGATGTCCGAAGCGTATCTGTGGGTCAATGACTACTACCCCTTCGTCTACGGCGAACTGAAGGAAGCCGACCCCGACATGGCCAAGCTGCTCCACGAAATCTGGGGCGACCGCCGCCACTGA
- a CDS encoding RNA-binding protein, which produces MSFKTTQESLEQLFAEYGEVQEVAIVTDRETGRPRGFGFVTMDDAGASAAIEALNGKEFEGRTLTVNEARPREPRAGGGGGGGSRGGHRGGGGGGRDRW; this is translated from the coding sequence ATGTCTTTCAAGACGACCCAGGAATCCCTTGAGCAACTCTTCGCCGAGTACGGCGAAGTGCAGGAAGTGGCGATTGTGACGGACCGTGAAACCGGTCGTCCGCGCGGCTTCGGCTTCGTCACCATGGACGACGCCGGCGCCTCGGCCGCCATCGAAGCCCTCAACGGCAAGGAATTCGAAGGTCGCACCCTGACCGTCAATGAAGCCCGTCCGCGCGAGCCCCGCGCTGGCGGTGGTGGCGGCGGCGGCTCCCGCGGCGGTCACCGCGGCGGCGGTGGTGGTGGTCGCGACCGCTGGTAA
- a CDS encoding nucleoside deaminase, whose protein sequence is MSQDPFMAAAIEEARKGLAEGGIPIGSVLVRDGQIIGRGHNKRVQDGDPITHAEIDCLRNAGRIGSYRDTVLYSTLMPCYLCSGAVVQFAVPKVIVGESVTFPGGPEFMKQHGVEVVDLGDEECIEMMRKFIAERPELWNEDIGEL, encoded by the coding sequence ATGAGTCAAGACCCGTTCATGGCGGCGGCCATCGAAGAAGCCCGCAAGGGACTGGCCGAGGGCGGTATTCCGATCGGCTCCGTACTGGTCCGTGACGGGCAAATTATCGGGCGGGGCCACAACAAGCGTGTTCAGGACGGCGACCCGATCACGCATGCCGAGATCGACTGTCTCCGCAACGCCGGCCGCATCGGCTCCTATCGCGACACCGTGCTCTACTCGACGCTGATGCCCTGCTATCTTTGCAGCGGGGCCGTCGTGCAGTTCGCCGTGCCGAAGGTCATCGTCGGCGAGTCCGTCACGTTCCCCGGCGGACCGGAGTTCATGAAACAGCACGGCGTCGAAGTCGTCGATCTTGGCGATGAAGAGTGCATCGAGATGATGCGGAAGTTCATCGCCGAGCGGCCGGAGCTTTGGAACGAGGACATCGGGGAATTGTGA
- a CDS encoding FHA domain-containing protein — MSHDYYQVLGVERTEPEITITRAYRTLLKRYRPEQGEGDARALRQIEQAYGVLTQPHLRTSYDRALMDITEARPVTSDDIYQMLSLTFDQAALGGRVSVERLAPTGPDRVEVRVPRGIEEGTLLRIPGMGLRKAPGEHAGDLILLVNVKAHPRLKRDGLDLYMDVTVPTDVAKRGGRVRAGTLEGELELNVPRGTQGGEKLLVRRAGLVDEEGRRGDLYAIVRLSMPELEETPPAEPTIDTQRTAAADAVELTQSLRLRLDQLDRESVEIEHRRKVTINWEKQIAVKQATLDAMATRLTARASRLKAYRQAIADRAASPATEADASHMIAEHQRVEIELRELTRQRESLANEQAGLETVRRSLDDAREKLEADVAKLVSGRQKLEADMAALLLERVELTTAQDHWRRQKADEAAAIADERQTIAGEREAVSTERAALKERLDAHQIAMAHEHQAIAEQRTALQTRTQELDEREAELTGRLTHLEQRQATLARHQAELDAEAERLAKLEGAAPVDDETLIEQRLRIERLTRELEEALETVAAERTEKEELCRRIAAERTAIAAQQDKVRSTTAKLEQRRRRLVKMRGLLKQRAAMQAKIVATEAPASIVLPTPVAPAACLSATQTTLVVYGPQGSQRPVPLSDACTLIGRESHCRLRVPVSTVSREHCHIIERVDGLWLRDLGSKNGTFHNGRPVSEAKLHDGDSISVGPVHFSVTVAE, encoded by the coding sequence ATGTCGCATGATTATTATCAGGTGTTGGGCGTCGAGCGGACCGAGCCGGAAATCACCATTACGCGTGCGTACCGCACACTGCTGAAGCGGTATCGACCGGAGCAGGGCGAAGGCGATGCGCGGGCACTGAGGCAGATCGAACAGGCGTACGGCGTGCTGACGCAGCCGCATCTGCGCACCAGTTATGACCGGGCGCTGATGGACATCACCGAAGCGCGTCCGGTCACAAGCGACGACATCTATCAGATGCTCTCGCTGACGTTCGATCAGGCGGCTTTGGGCGGTCGCGTATCGGTGGAGCGGCTCGCACCGACCGGGCCGGACCGCGTCGAGGTGCGCGTGCCGCGCGGGATCGAGGAAGGCACGCTGCTTCGCATTCCGGGCATGGGTCTGCGCAAGGCGCCGGGCGAACATGCCGGCGATTTGATCCTGCTGGTGAACGTCAAGGCCCATCCGCGCCTCAAGCGCGACGGGCTGGATCTGTATATGGATGTGACCGTGCCGACGGACGTCGCCAAGCGCGGCGGCCGTGTCCGGGCGGGCACGCTCGAAGGCGAACTGGAGCTCAACGTACCGCGCGGCACGCAGGGCGGAGAAAAACTGCTTGTCCGTCGGGCGGGGCTCGTTGATGAAGAAGGGCGGCGTGGCGATCTGTATGCGATTGTGCGGCTCTCGATGCCGGAGCTGGAGGAAACTCCGCCAGCGGAGCCGACGATCGACACGCAGCGCACCGCCGCCGCCGATGCGGTCGAACTGACCCAGTCCCTGCGCCTGCGGCTCGATCAGCTCGACCGCGAGTCGGTCGAGATCGAGCACCGCCGCAAGGTCACGATCAACTGGGAAAAGCAGATCGCGGTCAAACAGGCGACGCTCGACGCGATGGCGACACGCCTGACCGCGCGTGCGTCGCGGCTCAAGGCGTATCGGCAGGCGATCGCCGACCGGGCCGCTTCGCCCGCCACGGAAGCGGACGCTTCGCACATGATCGCGGAACATCAGCGTGTCGAGATCGAGCTGCGCGAGTTGACGCGGCAGCGCGAGTCGCTGGCCAATGAGCAGGCGGGGCTGGAAACGGTGCGCCGCTCGCTCGATGATGCCCGGGAGAAGCTTGAAGCCGACGTCGCCAAGCTCGTTTCGGGCCGGCAGAAGCTCGAAGCGGACATGGCGGCGCTGCTGCTGGAGCGCGTCGAATTGACGACGGCGCAGGACCATTGGCGGCGTCAGAAGGCCGACGAAGCAGCGGCGATCGCGGACGAACGGCAGACCATCGCTGGCGAACGCGAAGCGGTGTCGACGGAGCGCGCGGCCCTCAAGGAGCGCCTCGACGCTCATCAGATCGCCATGGCGCACGAGCATCAGGCGATCGCCGAGCAGCGCACCGCGCTTCAGACCCGCACGCAGGAACTGGACGAGCGCGAAGCGGAACTGACCGGCCGGCTGACGCATCTGGAGCAGCGGCAGGCGACGCTGGCGCGGCATCAGGCGGAACTGGACGCGGAAGCGGAGCGGCTCGCCAAGCTCGAAGGCGCGGCGCCGGTCGATGATGAAACGCTGATCGAACAGCGGCTGCGCATCGAACGTCTGACGCGCGAGCTTGAGGAAGCATTGGAAACCGTCGCGGCGGAGCGCACGGAAAAAGAGGAACTGTGCCGGCGGATCGCGGCGGAGCGGACGGCGATCGCGGCGCAGCAGGACAAGGTTCGCTCGACGACGGCGAAGCTCGAGCAGCGCCGCCGCCGGCTGGTGAAGATGCGCGGCCTGCTCAAGCAGCGGGCGGCGATGCAGGCGAAGATCGTCGCCACCGAAGCCCCGGCGTCGATCGTGTTGCCGACGCCCGTTGCTCCTGCGGCCTGCCTCTCGGCGACGCAGACGACGCTCGTCGTCTACGGACCGCAGGGTTCGCAGCGCCCCGTTCCGCTCAGCGACGCCTGCACGCTCATCGGACGCGAATCGCACTGCCGGCTCCGCGTCCCCGTCAGCACCGTCTCCCGCGAGCATTGTCACATCATCGAGCGGGTCGACGGACTGTGGCTCCGCGACCTGGGCTCCAAGAACGGCACTTTCCACAACGGCCGCCCCGTCTCCGAAGCCAAACTTCACGACGGCGACAGCATCAGCGTCGGCCCCGTCCACTTCTCCGTGACCGTCGCCGAGTGA
- the rsmA gene encoding ribosomal RNA small subunit methyltransferase A → MPQTLTQIKSLLAERGLTPRHRFGQNFLHDANKLAAILVAADLSADDVILEVGPGTGVLTEAMLEAGARVVAVELDRDMVMLLRDRLGPDSDRFTLIEGDALDGKHALNTAIDAALGGRGKPFKLVANLPYNIASPLLAILAADWPGMTLGIVMIQREVADRLVAAPGSKTYGPISVILQAMCELDVVTNLSPHCFWPKPKVDSAVVRLRRRAAPLCDDPHALSAFLQTLFSKRRKQIGAILGRDQPMPPGLDLSLRPEQLSVEQIIALCSLHMNR, encoded by the coding sequence ATGCCCCAAACCCTCACGCAGATCAAATCCCTCCTCGCCGAACGCGGCCTGACCCCCCGCCACCGCTTCGGCCAGAACTTCCTCCACGACGCCAACAAACTCGCCGCCATTCTCGTCGCCGCCGACCTGTCCGCCGACGATGTCATCCTCGAAGTCGGCCCGGGCACCGGCGTGCTCACCGAAGCGATGCTCGAAGCCGGCGCGCGCGTCGTCGCCGTCGAACTCGATCGCGACATGGTCATGCTCCTGCGCGACCGCCTCGGCCCCGACTCCGATCGATTCACGCTCATCGAAGGCGACGCCCTCGATGGCAAGCACGCCCTCAACACCGCCATCGACGCCGCCCTCGGCGGGCGGGGCAAGCCGTTCAAGCTCGTGGCGAATCTGCCTTACAACATCGCCTCGCCGCTGCTGGCGATTCTCGCCGCCGACTGGCCCGGCATGACGCTGGGCATCGTCATGATCCAGCGCGAAGTCGCCGACCGACTCGTCGCCGCGCCGGGGTCGAAAACCTATGGCCCCATCAGCGTGATCCTGCAAGCCATGTGCGAACTGGACGTCGTCACGAATCTCTCGCCGCACTGCTTCTGGCCCAAGCCCAAAGTCGACTCGGCCGTCGTGCGACTCCGCCGCCGCGCAGCGCCGCTCTGCGACGATCCGCATGCGCTGTCCGCCTTTTTGCAGACGCTCTTTTCCAAACGCCGCAAACAGATCGGCGCCATCCTCGGGCGCGATCAGCCGATGCCCCCCGGACTCGATCTCTCGCTCCGACCCGAACAACTGTCGGTCGAGCAGATCATCGCGCTTTGCAGCTTGCACATGAACCGGTAG
- a CDS encoding AI-2E family transporter: MPQRTEPPIRPWPDRHLWQIKPVRDLIWIAAVVFFIWFGYELSAIFTPVLVALALAYLFHPIITLAERRWNMPRPATIAVILAVMILGGVGFMAWLAPKFINQLVQFVHDAPRYAQILSDRYNIDVREQVRQFAEEVGKDPRAFLADKAMLLFTGTGHAVDVVGRVLGTTTYIVVTLLLIPLYFFFFAWQFGPLVGYFEQFLPASRRQRILDILGRMDKTVATFFRARVTIAIIMGVLFSVGWWWFGVPYWFLLGMGSGLLSLIPYASAIGWPLAVILKWLAVTSGDDAAGFDMWVVMVWPSVVYIVVQMLEAWVLTPWIQGQSLEMSMVTILIAVFVGGAVGGLYGLLLCIPIVACGKILMVEVVLPRMRTWAAEN, from the coding sequence TTGCCGCAGCGAACTGAACCGCCAATCCGACCCTGGCCGGATCGCCACCTCTGGCAGATCAAGCCCGTGCGCGACCTGATCTGGATCGCCGCCGTCGTCTTTTTCATCTGGTTCGGCTACGAGCTGAGCGCCATCTTCACGCCCGTCCTCGTCGCTCTCGCCCTCGCCTATCTGTTTCATCCGATCATCACGCTCGCTGAGCGCCGATGGAATATGCCGCGCCCGGCGACGATCGCCGTCATCCTCGCCGTGATGATCCTCGGCGGCGTGGGGTTCATGGCCTGGCTCGCGCCCAAGTTCATCAACCAGCTCGTCCAGTTCGTCCACGATGCGCCCCGCTACGCGCAGATACTTTCCGATCGTTACAACATCGACGTGCGCGAGCAGGTGCGCCAGTTCGCCGAGGAAGTCGGCAAGGATCCCCGCGCGTTTCTGGCGGACAAGGCCATGCTCCTGTTCACCGGCACCGGGCACGCCGTCGACGTCGTCGGCCGCGTGCTCGGAACGACGACCTACATCGTCGTCACGCTCCTGCTCATCCCGCTGTACTTCTTTTTCTTCGCATGGCAGTTCGGCCCGCTCGTCGGGTATTTCGAGCAGTTTCTGCCGGCCTCGCGCCGCCAGCGCATTCTCGATATCCTCGGACGCATGGACAAAACCGTGGCGACGTTCTTCCGTGCCCGCGTCACGATCGCCATCATCATGGGCGTGCTGTTCTCCGTCGGATGGTGGTGGTTCGGCGTGCCGTACTGGTTCCTGCTGGGCATGGGCAGCGGGCTTTTGAGTCTGATTCCCTACGCGTCGGCGATCGGCTGGCCGCTCGCCGTCATTCTCAAGTGGCTCGCGGTCACGAGCGGCGACGACGCGGCGGGCTTCGATATGTGGGTGGTGATGGTCTGGCCCAGCGTCGTGTACATCGTCGTGCAGATGCTCGAAGCGTGGGTGCTTACGCCGTGGATTCAGGGCCAGAGTCTGGAAATGTCGATGGTCACGATCCTCATCGCCGTGTTCGTCGGCGGGGCGGTCGGCGGGCTGTACGGGCTGCTCTTGTGTATTCCGATCGTGGCGTGCGGCAAGATTCTGATGGTCGAAGTCGTCCTGCCGCGGATGCGGACGTGGGCGGCGGAGAACTGA
- a CDS encoding DNA-3-methyladenine glycosylase yields MRGASRTSERLGRRFFRRDAESLAIALLGQVLVRVLESGEVMAGRIVETEAYLGVIDRAAHTFGGRRTARNESMYLDAGHAYVYFTYGMHYCVNITADAAEVPTACLIRALEPIEGVELMRERRGGRADGELCSGPAKLTQAMNIDRSLDGIDLVSDPRLYLRRGRLAGNEEIIRSKRIGVGYAKDWADKMLRFYVRGNPHVSRK; encoded by the coding sequence ATGAGAGGCGCATCGCGCACAAGTGAACGACTCGGTCGGCGGTTTTTTCGGCGGGATGCCGAGTCGTTGGCGATCGCGCTGCTGGGGCAGGTGTTGGTGCGCGTGCTCGAGTCGGGCGAGGTGATGGCGGGGCGGATCGTCGAGACGGAGGCGTATCTCGGCGTCATCGACCGGGCGGCGCATACGTTCGGCGGGCGGCGCACGGCGCGCAATGAGAGCATGTACCTCGATGCCGGTCATGCGTATGTGTACTTCACGTACGGCATGCACTACTGCGTGAACATCACCGCGGACGCGGCGGAGGTTCCGACGGCCTGCCTGATCCGTGCGCTGGAGCCGATCGAGGGTGTCGAGTTGATGCGCGAGCGGCGGGGCGGCCGCGCAGATGGCGAGCTTTGCTCGGGTCCGGCGAAGCTCACGCAGGCGATGAACATCGATCGTTCGCTCGATGGGATCGACCTCGTGTCGGACCCGCGACTTTACCTGCGGCGGGGGCGACTGGCGGGGAACGAGGAAATTATTCGCTCCAAGCGCATCGGCGTGGGATATGCTAAAGACTGGGCGGACAAGATGTTGCGATTCTACGTCCGGGGAAACCCGCATGTGAGCCGGAAATAG